In a single window of the Bufo bufo chromosome 5, aBufBuf1.1, whole genome shotgun sequence genome:
- the LOC121002006 gene encoding proto-oncogene Mas-like, with protein sequence MALNTTGTTGLNAEDIDGHSQFAYIHFTIAAAIALLLCLIGLVGNTIVLRYLCFKIQKNTFTTYSINLAVAYFIFLLFTVGVLSLSIHTLTSAQPDFPGKDSLYILIEIIYDSTFYSGIFILTAISLERCISITFPVWHECHRPKTLSAIVCVILWLVGCLVSLSENFICTPDAFVTPTSGCTAIQLITFSLAIIVCLPIMVTSCLILIIRIKKKFNQQVSTELYAFIILAVIAFIVSVVPVNFLWLLLYFNLMSKDIQTVALFFASIYGTVLNCTIIPYFYIIAEIKWKATFYKSERERNTDITKCKTDSI encoded by the coding sequence atggcacttAACACCACAGGGACAACTGGCCTTAATGCTGAAGATATTGATGGTCACTCACAATTTGCCTATATACATTTTACAATTGCAGCTGCCATTGCTTTACTTCTGTGCCTGATAGGCTTGGTGGGAAACACTATCGTGCTGCGGTATCTGTGCTTCAAGATCCAGAAGAACACATTTACTACTTACAGCATCAATTTGGCAGTGGCTTACTTCATCTTCTTACTATTTACTGTGGGTGTACTGAGTCTTAGTATCCATACATTAACCAGTGCACAGCCTGATTTTCCAGGGAAGGATTCCTTGTACATACTTATAGAAATAATTTACGACAGCACATTCTATTCAGGAATATTCATCCTCACAGCCATCAGCTTGGAAAGATGTATCTCCATCACGTTCCCTGTGTGGCATGAGTGCCATCGCCCTAAGACTTTGTCTGCAATCGTGTGTGTTATTCTTTGGTTAGTTGGCTGCTTGGTCAGCCTCTCTGAAAACTTTATCTGCACACCAGATGCTTTCGTGACTCCTACTTCAGGATGCACAGCAATTCAGCTGATAACATTTTCTTTAGCTATCATCGTCTGTCTACCGATCATGGTGACTTCGTGTTTAATTCTTATCATCCGTATAAAGAAGAAATTCAACCAACAGGTCTCTACAGAACTTTATGCTTTCATCATCTTAGCAGTTATTGCGTTTATCGTATCTGTTGTTCCAGTTAACTTTTTATGGCTTCTATTGTACTTCAATTTAATGTCGAAAGACATCCAAACAGTTGCTCTGTTCTTTGCCAGTATCTACGGCACAGTGCTTAATTGTACTATTATCCCCTACTTTTATATCATTGCTGAAATTAAATGGAAAGCAACATTCTATAAATCTGAAAGAGAAAGGAACACAGATATAACCAAATGTAAAACAGATAGTATATAA